The following coding sequences lie in one Kribbella sp. NBC_00709 genomic window:
- a CDS encoding S1C family serine protease, which yields MNESAGPGPYNGGQYGGWPPAHGGYPQYPQNGPYPNNPQYQQGPQYNPQYPFPPKPPKKRGRRLLGAGVLGLAAVVVAGSVAWGIDQHSAGNSSELSQKAFDASSVAAKVSPGLVDVNTVLGYENARAAGTGIVLTADGEVLTNHHVVEGATSISVTDIGNGKTYTASVVGYDEQHDIAVLKLKDASGLQTAKTGNSDQVKLGDQVVGVGNAGGTGGTPSYAAGKVTGLNQAITATDENGQDPENLTNLIETDANIQAGDSGGPLVNANGDVVGVDVAGGNGNNGGQGRPGQTAVTSGATATATLAAAGTGNGNGFGNGYGTGYGSPFGGGGFGNGSGDGSGDGSGNGSGNGSGNGSGNGSGDGSGDGSGNGFGNGQGGSGNGSGTTTEGYAIPINQALDIAEQIENGKASDAVHIGASPMLGVSVVTSEGTTGAVVGDVLADGHADEAGIAAGDVITSFAGHSVDSPDTLSELLNNQHPGDKVEVGWVDQSGQSHKATIELITGPVR from the coding sequence ATGAACGAGAGCGCTGGACCTGGACCGTACAACGGTGGGCAGTACGGAGGTTGGCCGCCGGCGCATGGCGGGTATCCGCAGTACCCCCAGAACGGGCCGTACCCGAACAACCCGCAGTACCAGCAGGGTCCGCAGTACAACCCGCAGTACCCGTTCCCGCCGAAGCCGCCGAAGAAGCGCGGCCGGCGGCTGCTGGGAGCCGGAGTGCTCGGGCTGGCCGCGGTAGTGGTCGCCGGGTCGGTTGCCTGGGGCATCGACCAGCACAGCGCCGGGAACAGCTCGGAGCTGTCCCAGAAGGCGTTCGACGCGTCGTCCGTGGCGGCGAAGGTGTCACCGGGACTGGTGGACGTGAACACCGTGCTCGGGTACGAGAATGCCCGGGCAGCCGGGACCGGGATCGTGCTCACCGCCGACGGTGAGGTGCTCACCAACCACCACGTGGTCGAGGGCGCGACGTCGATCTCCGTGACCGACATCGGCAACGGGAAGACGTACACCGCGAGCGTCGTCGGGTACGACGAGCAGCACGACATCGCCGTACTGAAGCTGAAGGACGCGTCCGGGCTGCAGACCGCGAAGACCGGAAACTCCGACCAGGTCAAGCTCGGCGACCAGGTCGTCGGGGTCGGGAACGCGGGCGGCACCGGCGGTACGCCGAGCTACGCGGCCGGGAAGGTCACTGGGCTGAACCAGGCGATCACCGCGACCGACGAGAACGGGCAGGACCCGGAGAACCTCACCAACCTGATCGAGACCGACGCGAACATCCAGGCCGGCGACTCCGGCGGCCCGCTGGTGAACGCGAACGGCGACGTCGTCGGGGTGGACGTCGCGGGCGGCAACGGCAACAACGGCGGGCAGGGCCGGCCGGGTCAGACGGCAGTCACGTCCGGCGCGACGGCGACCGCGACGCTGGCGGCGGCAGGCACCGGGAACGGCAACGGTTTCGGAAACGGCTACGGAACCGGGTACGGCTCGCCGTTCGGCGGCGGCGGCTTCGGGAACGGTTCTGGTGACGGCTCGGGCGACGGTTCCGGGAACGGCTCGGGCAATGGTTCGGGCAACGGTTCGGGCAACGGTTCGGGTGACGGCTCCGGCGACGGTTCGGGGAACGGGTTCGGAAACGGGCAGGGCGGTTCCGGGAACGGTTCCGGGACGACCACCGAGGGGTACGCGATCCCGATCAACCAGGCGCTCGACATCGCCGAGCAGATCGAGAACGGCAAGGCGTCGGACGCAGTACACATCGGCGCCTCCCCGATGCTCGGAGTCTCGGTCGTGACGAGTGAGGGCACCACCGGCGCGGTCGTCGGCGACGTACTCGCCGACGGGCACGCGGACGAGGCCGGCATCGCGGCCGGCGACGTGATCACCTCCTTCGCCGGTCACAGCGTGGACTCGCCGGACACCCTCTCCGAGCTGCTCAACAACCAGCACCCTGGTGACAAGGTCGAGGTCGGCTGGGTCGACCAGTCCGGTCAGTCCCACAAGGCCACCATCGAACTCATCACAGGCCCGGTCCGCTAA
- a CDS encoding TetR family transcriptional regulator, which yields MQQRNADRTRARILAAAVEEFAARGIAGARVDRIAEVAGCNKAMLYAYFGNKDRLFDAAFGASVEQYLQEVGFDVDDLPAYAGRVFDYFEAHPERLRLSIWYRLERPDGQPLEAIVAVNHHRLDELQRGMRRRAIPRQFTPVSLLSLIQAIATSWSSMNPEYGAAVPSATVRRRSVVTAVEKILS from the coding sequence ATGCAGCAACGGAACGCCGACCGGACCAGGGCGCGGATCCTCGCCGCCGCCGTCGAGGAGTTCGCCGCGCGCGGGATCGCCGGCGCCCGGGTCGACCGGATCGCCGAGGTGGCCGGATGCAACAAGGCCATGCTCTACGCGTACTTCGGCAACAAGGACCGGCTGTTCGACGCCGCGTTCGGTGCGTCCGTGGAGCAATACCTCCAGGAGGTCGGGTTCGACGTCGACGACCTCCCGGCGTACGCCGGCCGCGTCTTCGACTACTTCGAGGCACATCCGGAGCGGCTCCGGCTCTCGATCTGGTACCGGCTGGAGCGGCCGGACGGTCAGCCGCTGGAGGCGATCGTCGCGGTCAATCACCACCGGCTGGACGAGCTGCAGCGGGGGATGCGGCGGCGCGCGATCCCGCGGCAGTTCACCCCGGTCAGCCTGTTGTCGCTGATCCAGGCGATCGCGACGAGCTGGTCGTCGATGAACCCGGAGTACGGCGCCGCCGTGCCGAGCGCGACCGTGCGGCGGCGGTCCGTGGTGACGGCCGTGGAGAAGATTCTCAGCTGA
- a CDS encoding oxidoreductase: MSKIWLITGSSRGLGRALTEAVPAAGDRVVATARKPEQLDDLVAKYGEQIRAVALDVTDATAARAAVQTALDAFGGLDVVANNAGYANSAPIEETPDEDFRAQIETNLFGVVNVTKAALPVFREQKSGHFLQFSSVGGRVGGTPGMGAYQTAKFAVEGFSEVLSNEVRPFGVKVTIVEPGAFRTDWGGSSMQLAEVHPDYDSTVGQMNRYRLETDGKQPGDPAKAADAILQVVGLDNPPLRLLLGKDALTHADRASRSRADEAAAWAHLTTSTDYSAQ, from the coding sequence ATGAGCAAGATCTGGCTGATCACCGGCAGCTCTCGCGGTCTCGGCCGCGCCCTCACCGAGGCCGTGCCGGCCGCCGGCGACCGAGTCGTCGCCACCGCACGTAAGCCCGAGCAGCTCGACGACCTGGTCGCGAAGTACGGCGAGCAGATCCGCGCCGTGGCCCTCGACGTCACCGATGCCACGGCCGCACGCGCCGCCGTACAGACTGCACTCGACGCGTTCGGCGGACTGGACGTGGTCGCGAACAACGCCGGCTACGCGAACAGCGCCCCGATCGAGGAGACCCCCGACGAGGACTTCCGGGCGCAGATCGAGACCAACCTCTTCGGCGTCGTCAACGTCACCAAGGCGGCGCTGCCGGTGTTCCGCGAACAGAAGAGCGGGCACTTCCTGCAGTTCTCGTCGGTCGGCGGGCGCGTCGGCGGCACGCCCGGGATGGGTGCGTACCAGACCGCGAAGTTCGCCGTCGAAGGGTTCTCCGAAGTGCTCAGCAACGAGGTCCGGCCGTTCGGCGTCAAGGTGACGATCGTCGAGCCGGGCGCGTTTCGCACCGATTGGGGCGGCTCGTCGATGCAGCTCGCGGAGGTGCACCCCGACTACGACTCCACGGTCGGCCAGATGAACCGCTACCGCCTGGAGACCGACGGCAAGCAGCCAGGCGACCCGGCGAAGGCTGCCGACGCGATCCTCCAGGTCGTCGGCCTCGACAACCCGCCGCTCCGCCTGCTGCTCGGCAAGGACGCGCTCACCCACGCCGATCGCGCGTCCAGGTCCCGCGCCGACGAAGCCGCCGCCTGGGCCCACCTGACCACCTCGACCGACTATTCAGCGCAGTGA